From the Anoplopoma fimbria isolate UVic2021 breed Golden Eagle Sablefish chromosome 14, Afim_UVic_2022, whole genome shotgun sequence genome, one window contains:
- the prlra gene encoding prolactin receptor a has translation MMRKIIEVILLSSLLFFAVHARGKPHSPPGKPALTSCRSPEKETFTCWWEPGSDGGLHTTYALYYRKETSEKVYECPDYRTAGDNSCFFNKNHTAIWVLYNITVVATNAKGQAFSDPWEIDVVNIVKPHPPEKVTVTVLEDKRWPFLRVSWEPPHKADTRSGWITLIYELRVRLEEENDWEMHVAGQQKMFNIFSPQSGGKYLVEVRCKPDHGFWSEWSSTSYSKVPEYFHRETSAWILITVFSTFTFLILTWLLHMNRHNLKHCILPPVPGPKIKGFDKQLLKNGKSNEIVSALLVPDFPPTASSNYEDLLVECLEVYVPKERQVVLEESKDLHDGGIKSENSTSDSDSGRGSCDSRTLLMDKCDEAKEEEEEERQTDLESGRMQSQVQRRLKDWEEEALTYAHGDSISPDMSSGRVKTWPSVFSPLPQYSSSPLDQQSSLEMSKQHSLSTSSYLTGPGHGAREALGQNYFFLSSKQPHLLNPHTPVARELQVHSDVDISRVGLKQAPAGLRSPAPRTTEYVEVQRVNHEDMVLLQPVVSGCGRTEGRSQMPQGEVYSKVKSVDSENILLLQREGMEEDWCPSVDQETNEETGNCYASYTVSATQKPSACIYTAMPIQDETALTVNGYVDTATMCTLNTC, from the exons CCCACAGCCCGCCGGGGAAGCCCGCACTGACCAGCTGCCGTTCTCCCGAAAAAGAGACCTTCACCTGCTGGTGGGAGCCCGGCTCTGATGGGGGGCTGCACACTACCTACGCCCTGTACTATCGCAAAGAAAC ctctgagaAGGTGTACGAGTGCCCGGACTACCGCACGGCCGGAGACAACTCCTGCTTCTTTAACAAGAACCACACAGCAATCTGGGTCCTCTACAACATCACAGTAGTGGCCACCAATGCGAAGGGCCAGGCCTTCTCCGACCCCTGGGAAATAGATGTGGTGAACATTG TCAAGCCTCATCCTCCAGAGAAGGTAACGGTGACTGTATTGGAGGACAAGCGCTGGCCCTTCCTCCGGGTGTCATGGGAACCTCCGCATAAGGCTGACACCCGCTCGGGTTGGATCACTCTCATCTACGAGCTCCGCGTCAGgttggaggaggagaatgaCTGGGAG ATGCACGTTGCAGGCCAGCAGAAGATGTTTAACATTTTCAGCCCGCAGTCAGGTGGTAAATACCTTGTCGAGGTGCGCTGTAAACCTGATCATGGCTTTTGGAGTGAATGGAGCTCCACTTCCTACAGCAAAGTTCCTGAAT ATTTTCATCGTGAGACATCAGCGTGGATCCTCATTACAGTCTTTTCTACCTTCACCTTCCTCATCCTCACGTGGTTGCTACACATGAACCGACACAA TCTGAAGCATTGTATTCTGCCGCCCGTCCCTGGTCCTAAAATAAAAGGATTTGATAAGCAGCTTCTCAAG AATGGCAAATCTAACGAGATCGTCAGTGCACTGTTGGTGCCCGACTTCCCTCCGACTGCATCATCTAATTATGAGGACCTGCTGGTGGAGTGCTTAGAGGTTTACGTCCCCAAGGAGCGGCAGGTGGTGCTGGAGGAAAGCAAGGATCTACACGACGGTGGCATCAAATCGGAGAACTCCACATCCGACAGCGACTCCGGCCGAGGCAGCTGCGACAGCCGCACTCTGCTGATGGACAAGTGCGACGAggcgaaggaggaggaggaggaggagaggcaaaCGGATCTGGAAAGCGGTCGCATGCAGTCGCAGGTACAGAGGCGCCTGAAGGACTGGGAGGAGGAAGCGTTGACCTATGCTCATGGAGACTCGATCAGCCCTGACATGTCCAGTGGGAGGGTGAAGACCTGgccctctgtgttctctccaCTGCCCCAGTACAGCTCAAGCCCGCTGGACCAACAGAGCTCACTTGAGATGTCGAAACAGCattccctctccacctcctcctacCTCACCGGGCCCGGCCACGGCGCCAGGGAGGCTCTAGGACAGAACTACTTTTTCTTGAGCAGCAAGCAGCCTCATTTGCTCAATCCCCACACGCCGGTCGCCCGAGAACTCCAGGTCCACAGCGACGTCGACATCTCCAGAGTCGGCCTCAAACAGGCTCCTGCTGGTCTGCGGTCGCCCGCCCCCCGCACCACCGAGTACGTTGAAGTCCAGAGGGTCAACCATGAGGATATGGTGCTTCTCCAGCCCGTTGTGTCGGGCTGCGGCCGCACGGAAGGCCGCTCCCAGATGCCCCAGGGGGAGGTCTACAGCAAGGTGAAGTCGGTGGATAGTGAGAACATATTGCTGCTCCAGAGAGAGGGGATGGAAGAAGACTGGTGTCCTTCTGTGGACCAGGAGACGAATGAAGAGACTGGGAACTGCTACGCATCGTACACAGTTAGCGCTACGCAGAAGCCTTCAGCCTGCATTTACACTGCCATGCCGATACAGGACGAAACGGCCCTGACAGTGAATGGCTATGTTGACACTGCTACCATGTGCACACTGAACACTTGCTAG